The Pongo abelii isolate AG06213 chromosome 20, NHGRI_mPonAbe1-v2.0_pri, whole genome shotgun sequence genome window below encodes:
- the ZNF563 gene encoding zinc finger protein 563 isoform X3 produces the protein MGFAGSITEEFVQICDARNHQEPGLYKCHMVERFSESKDSSQCGETFSLIRDSIVNNSTCPGEDPCQSAECEEVIMGHLSLNSHIRVDSGHKPREYQEYGEKPHTHKQRGKAFSYHHSFQSRGRPHTGKKRYECKECGKTFSSRRNLRRHMVVQGGNRPYKCKLCGKAFFWPSLLRMHERTHTGEKPYECKQCSKAFPFYSSYRRHERMHTGEKPYECKQCSKALPDSSSYIRHERTHTGEKPYTCKQCGKAFSVSSSLRRHETTHSAEKPYECKQCGKTFHHLGSFQIHMKRHTGDRPHKCKICGKGFDRPSLVRYHERIHTGEKPYECKQCGKALSHSSSFRRHMIMHTGGGPHKCNICGKAFVYPSVCQRHEKSHSGEKPYECKQCGKALSHSSSFRRHMVMHTGDGPNKCKVCGKAFVYPSVCQRHEKTHWRETI, from the exons ATGGGCTTTGCTGGGTCCATCACAGAAGAATTTGTACAGATATGTGATGCAAGAAACCATCAGGAACCTGGACTGTATAA ATGTCATATGGTAGAGAGATTCAGTGAAAGTAAAGACAGTAGTCAATGTGGAGAAACATTTAGCCTCATTCGAGATAGTATTGTGAACAACAGCACTTGTCCTGGAGAAGATCCATGTCAAAGCGCTGAGTGTGAAGAAGTCATAATGGGTCATTTATCCCTTAATAGCCACATCAGAGTTGATTCTGGACACAAACCACGTGAGTATCAGGAATATGGAGAGAAGCCACATACACATAAACAACGTGGGAAAGCCTTCAGTTACCATCACTCCTTTCAGTCACGTGGAAGGCCTCACACTGGAAAGAAACGCTATgagtgtaaggaatgtggaaaaaccTTCAGTTCTCGTAGAAACCTTCGAAGACACATGGTAGTGCAAGGTGGAAATAGACCTTATAAATGTAAGTTGTGTGGAAAAGCTTTTTTTTGGCCCAGTTTATTACGTATGCATgaaagaactcacactggagagaaaccatatgaGTGTAAGCAGTGTTCTAAAGCGTTTCCTTTTTACAGTTCCTATCGAAGACATGAGAGAATGCACACTGGGGAGAAACCGTATGAATGTAAGCAGTGTTCTAAAGCCTTGCCTGATTCCAGTTCCTATATAAGACATgaaagaactcacactggagagaaaccctatacaTGTAAacagtgtgggaaagccttcagtgTTTCCAGTTCCCTTCGAAGACATGAAACCACTCACAGTGCAGAGAAACCCTATGAGTGTAAGCAATGCGGGAAGACATTTCATCATCTTGGAAGCTTTCAGATACACATGAAAAGGCACACTGGAGATCGACCTCATAAATGTAAGATATGTGGGAAAGGCTTTGATCGTCCCAGTTTAGTTCGATATCATGAacgaattcacactggagagaaaccctatgaatgcaaGCAGTGTGGGAAAGCGTTATCTCATAGCTCAAGCTTTCGAAGACACATGATAATGCACACTGGAGGTGGACCTCATAAATGCAACATATGTGGGAAAGCTTTTGTTTATCCCAGTGTATGTCAAAGACACGAAAAGTCTCAcagtggagagaaaccctatgaatgcaaACAGTGTGGGAAAGCGTTATCTCATAGCTCAAGTTTTCGAAGACATATGGTAATGCATACGGGAGATGGGCCAAATAAATGCAAGgtatgtgggaaagcctttgtTTATCCCAGTGTATGTCAAAGACATGAAAAGACTCATTGGAGAGAAACAATATGA
- the ZNF563 gene encoding zinc finger protein 563 isoform X1 has product MDVVAFEDVAVNFTQEEWALLGPSQKNLYRYVMQETIRNLDCIRMIWEEQNTEDQYKNPRRNLRCHMVERFSESKDSSQCGETFSLIRDSIVNNSTCPGEDPCQSAECEEVIMGHLSLNSHIRVDSGHKPREYQEYGEKPHTHKQRGKAFSYHHSFQSRGRPHTGKKRYECKECGKTFSSRRNLRRHMVVQGGNRPYKCKLCGKAFFWPSLLRMHERTHTGEKPYECKQCSKAFPFYSSYRRHERMHTGEKPYECKQCSKALPDSSSYIRHERTHTGEKPYTCKQCGKAFSVSSSLRRHETTHSAEKPYECKQCGKTFHHLGSFQIHMKRHTGDRPHKCKICGKGFDRPSLVRYHERIHTGEKPYECKQCGKALSHSSSFRRHMIMHTGGGPHKCNICGKAFVYPSVCQRHEKSHSGEKPYECKQCGKALSHSSSFRRHMVMHTGDGPNKCKVCGKAFVYPSVCQRHEKTHWRETI; this is encoded by the exons GACGTAGTGGCCTTTGAGGATGTGGCTGTGAACTTCACCCAGGAGGAATGGGCTTTGCTGGGTCCATCACAGAAGAATTTGTACAGATATGTGATGCAAGAAACCATCAGGAACCTGGACTGTATAA GAATGATATGGGAAGAACAGAATACTGAAGATCAGTACAAAAATCCTAGGAGAAATCTAAG ATGTCATATGGTAGAGAGATTCAGTGAAAGTAAAGACAGTAGTCAATGTGGAGAAACATTTAGCCTCATTCGAGATAGTATTGTGAACAACAGCACTTGTCCTGGAGAAGATCCATGTCAAAGCGCTGAGTGTGAAGAAGTCATAATGGGTCATTTATCCCTTAATAGCCACATCAGAGTTGATTCTGGACACAAACCACGTGAGTATCAGGAATATGGAGAGAAGCCACATACACATAAACAACGTGGGAAAGCCTTCAGTTACCATCACTCCTTTCAGTCACGTGGAAGGCCTCACACTGGAAAGAAACGCTATgagtgtaaggaatgtggaaaaaccTTCAGTTCTCGTAGAAACCTTCGAAGACACATGGTAGTGCAAGGTGGAAATAGACCTTATAAATGTAAGTTGTGTGGAAAAGCTTTTTTTTGGCCCAGTTTATTACGTATGCATgaaagaactcacactggagagaaaccatatgaGTGTAAGCAGTGTTCTAAAGCGTTTCCTTTTTACAGTTCCTATCGAAGACATGAGAGAATGCACACTGGGGAGAAACCGTATGAATGTAAGCAGTGTTCTAAAGCCTTGCCTGATTCCAGTTCCTATATAAGACATgaaagaactcacactggagagaaaccctatacaTGTAAacagtgtgggaaagccttcagtgTTTCCAGTTCCCTTCGAAGACATGAAACCACTCACAGTGCAGAGAAACCCTATGAGTGTAAGCAATGCGGGAAGACATTTCATCATCTTGGAAGCTTTCAGATACACATGAAAAGGCACACTGGAGATCGACCTCATAAATGTAAGATATGTGGGAAAGGCTTTGATCGTCCCAGTTTAGTTCGATATCATGAacgaattcacactggagagaaaccctatgaatgcaaGCAGTGTGGGAAAGCGTTATCTCATAGCTCAAGCTTTCGAAGACACATGATAATGCACACTGGAGGTGGACCTCATAAATGCAACATATGTGGGAAAGCTTTTGTTTATCCCAGTGTATGTCAAAGACACGAAAAGTCTCAcagtggagagaaaccctatgaatgcaaACAGTGTGGGAAAGCGTTATCTCATAGCTCAAGTTTTCGAAGACATATGGTAATGCATACGGGAGATGGGCCAAATAAATGCAAGgtatgtgggaaagcctttgtTTATCCCAGTGTATGTCAAAGACATGAAAAGACTCATTGGAGAGAAACAATATGA
- the ZNF563 gene encoding zinc finger protein 563 isoform X2, with amino-acid sequence MQETIRNLDCIRMIWEEQNTEDQYKNPRRNLRCHMVERFSESKDSSQCGETFSLIRDSIVNNSTCPGEDPCQSAECEEVIMGHLSLNSHIRVDSGHKPREYQEYGEKPHTHKQRGKAFSYHHSFQSRGRPHTGKKRYECKECGKTFSSRRNLRRHMVVQGGNRPYKCKLCGKAFFWPSLLRMHERTHTGEKPYECKQCSKAFPFYSSYRRHERMHTGEKPYECKQCSKALPDSSSYIRHERTHTGEKPYTCKQCGKAFSVSSSLRRHETTHSAEKPYECKQCGKTFHHLGSFQIHMKRHTGDRPHKCKICGKGFDRPSLVRYHERIHTGEKPYECKQCGKALSHSSSFRRHMIMHTGGGPHKCNICGKAFVYPSVCQRHEKSHSGEKPYECKQCGKALSHSSSFRRHMVMHTGDGPNKCKVCGKAFVYPSVCQRHEKTHWRETI; translated from the exons ATGCAAGAAACCATCAGGAACCTGGACTGTATAA GAATGATATGGGAAGAACAGAATACTGAAGATCAGTACAAAAATCCTAGGAGAAATCTAAG ATGTCATATGGTAGAGAGATTCAGTGAAAGTAAAGACAGTAGTCAATGTGGAGAAACATTTAGCCTCATTCGAGATAGTATTGTGAACAACAGCACTTGTCCTGGAGAAGATCCATGTCAAAGCGCTGAGTGTGAAGAAGTCATAATGGGTCATTTATCCCTTAATAGCCACATCAGAGTTGATTCTGGACACAAACCACGTGAGTATCAGGAATATGGAGAGAAGCCACATACACATAAACAACGTGGGAAAGCCTTCAGTTACCATCACTCCTTTCAGTCACGTGGAAGGCCTCACACTGGAAAGAAACGCTATgagtgtaaggaatgtggaaaaaccTTCAGTTCTCGTAGAAACCTTCGAAGACACATGGTAGTGCAAGGTGGAAATAGACCTTATAAATGTAAGTTGTGTGGAAAAGCTTTTTTTTGGCCCAGTTTATTACGTATGCATgaaagaactcacactggagagaaaccatatgaGTGTAAGCAGTGTTCTAAAGCGTTTCCTTTTTACAGTTCCTATCGAAGACATGAGAGAATGCACACTGGGGAGAAACCGTATGAATGTAAGCAGTGTTCTAAAGCCTTGCCTGATTCCAGTTCCTATATAAGACATgaaagaactcacactggagagaaaccctatacaTGTAAacagtgtgggaaagccttcagtgTTTCCAGTTCCCTTCGAAGACATGAAACCACTCACAGTGCAGAGAAACCCTATGAGTGTAAGCAATGCGGGAAGACATTTCATCATCTTGGAAGCTTTCAGATACACATGAAAAGGCACACTGGAGATCGACCTCATAAATGTAAGATATGTGGGAAAGGCTTTGATCGTCCCAGTTTAGTTCGATATCATGAacgaattcacactggagagaaaccctatgaatgcaaGCAGTGTGGGAAAGCGTTATCTCATAGCTCAAGCTTTCGAAGACACATGATAATGCACACTGGAGGTGGACCTCATAAATGCAACATATGTGGGAAAGCTTTTGTTTATCCCAGTGTATGTCAAAGACACGAAAAGTCTCAcagtggagagaaaccctatgaatgcaaACAGTGTGGGAAAGCGTTATCTCATAGCTCAAGTTTTCGAAGACATATGGTAATGCATACGGGAGATGGGCCAAATAAATGCAAGgtatgtgggaaagcctttgtTTATCCCAGTGTATGTCAAAGACATGAAAAGACTCATTGGAGAGAAACAATATGA